In one window of Methanothermobacter sp. DNA:
- the porB gene encoding pyruvate synthase subunit PorB, producing the protein MKIPEEEFLAPGHRGCAGCGATVGVRLALKVLGKNTVAVSSTGCLEVITTPYPETSWEIPWIHVAFENAAAVASGVERALRARGRDDVNVVAFAGDGGTADIGMQALSGAMERGHNIIYICYDNEAYMNTGIQRSASTPYGASTTTSPHGKKSFGEDRPKKNMPLIMAAHGVPYVATASISYPEDFMEKVRKARDTEGPAYIHLHQPCTTGWGFDPSKTIELGRLAVETGSWILYEIEDGDFRVTYRPVQRKPVEEYLNAQKRFRHLTEEQKAKIQEYVDSVCRELRI; encoded by the coding sequence ATGAAAATACCTGAAGAAGAATTCCTGGCCCCTGGACACCGCGGATGTGCCGGATGCGGTGCGACAGTGGGGGTCAGACTTGCCCTCAAGGTTCTCGGTAAGAACACCGTTGCGGTCTCATCAACAGGATGCCTCGAGGTTATCACAACCCCCTACCCTGAAACATCCTGGGAGATACCATGGATCCATGTTGCATTTGAAAACGCTGCCGCGGTTGCATCAGGTGTTGAGAGGGCCCTCAGGGCCAGGGGCAGGGATGACGTTAACGTTGTGGCATTCGCTGGTGATGGTGGGACAGCAGATATTGGAATGCAGGCCCTGTCCGGTGCAATGGAGAGGGGTCACAATATAATATACATCTGCTATGACAACGAGGCCTACATGAACACCGGTATACAGAGGAGTGCCTCAACACCCTACGGTGCATCCACCACCACATCACCACATGGAAAGAAGAGTTTCGGTGAGGACAGACCCAAGAAAAACATGCCCCTGATAATGGCGGCGCATGGTGTCCCCTACGTTGCAACGGCATCCATATCATACCCAGAGGACTTCATGGAGAAGGTGAGGAAGGCAAGGGACACAGAGGGTCCAGCCTACATACACCTGCATCAGCCATGCACAACAGGTTGGGGCTTCGATCCCTCAAAGACAATAGAACTTGGAAGGCTTGCCGTTGAAACCGGTTCATGGATACTCTACGAGATAGAGGATGGTGACTTCCGCGTAACCTACAGGCCAGTACAGAGGAAACCCGTTGAAGAGTACCTGAACGCCCAGAAAAGGTTCAGACACCTCACAGAGGAACAGAAGGCAAAGATCCAGGAATACGTTGACAGCGTGTGCCGGGAGCTCAGAATATAA
- a CDS encoding fumarate hydratase, whose product MIRQEMVEETVCRLFREAVIRIPDDVTLALKKAYLNEEDEIALLNLKAILDNIELARKMEVPVCQDTGLPIVFVRMGNVEVENIYGGIAAGVERATKEVPLRPNVVDPLTRENTGTNTGNLIPQVDVEIAEDLDGLEITVFPKGFGSENNNALLMGLPGDGAEGVRDFVVETVLRAGGKPCPPVIVGVGIGGSSDLAMKLAKKALLGRVGERNPVKELASLEENILQSINEAGSGPMGMGGKTTALDVKIRTAHTHTAGLPVGVCIQCWAARRATATIRDD is encoded by the coding sequence ATGATCAGGCAGGAGATGGTTGAGGAGACAGTGTGCCGTCTGTTCAGGGAGGCAGTTATCAGAATCCCCGATGACGTCACCCTTGCACTGAAAAAGGCCTATCTCAACGAGGAGGACGAGATCGCCCTCCTGAACCTCAAGGCCATCCTTGATAACATTGAACTTGCAAGGAAGATGGAGGTTCCTGTATGTCAGGATACAGGGCTCCCCATAGTGTTCGTGAGGATGGGGAACGTTGAGGTTGAAAACATCTACGGGGGTATAGCTGCAGGGGTTGAGAGGGCCACAAAGGAGGTCCCCCTCAGACCAAACGTTGTTGACCCCCTCACAAGGGAGAATACCGGGACAAACACCGGGAATCTGATTCCACAGGTGGATGTTGAAATTGCAGAGGACCTTGATGGACTTGAAATAACGGTATTCCCCAAGGGTTTCGGATCAGAGAACAACAATGCGCTCCTAATGGGACTTCCAGGTGATGGTGCTGAAGGTGTCAGGGACTTTGTTGTTGAGACCGTCCTCAGAGCCGGTGGAAAACCCTGCCCACCTGTGATTGTGGGTGTGGGAATCGGCGGCTCATCAGACCTTGCAATGAAACTTGCAAAGAAGGCCCTCCTTGGGAGGGTGGGGGAGAGAAACCCTGTAAAGGAGCTCGCATCCCTGGAAGAGAACATACTTCAATCAATAAATGAAGCCGGCAGCGGCCCCATGGGTATGGGTGGTAAAACAACGGCACTGGATGTTAAGATAAGGACCGCCCATACACACACCGCCGGCCTGCCAGTGGGTGTCTGCATACAGTGCTGGGCCGCAAGGAGAGCCACAGCCACCATCAGGGATGATTGA
- a CDS encoding DUF2226 domain-containing protein: MDYRALRSSSLPEFSYIRILSGESEAIVFIMKGMIVGAWHLNLSTLEESHSHKAMEKIEINDDSIIEVYEADEDLFSTLIELNDESKLSIPLEADIIINEMFMDVSSRDELLERYRIRVPSDESIERLISDYKSKEDF, encoded by the coding sequence ATGGATTACAGGGCCCTCAGGAGTTCATCACTCCCTGAGTTTTCCTATATCAGGATTTTAAGCGGTGAAAGTGAGGCCATAGTCTTCATAATGAAGGGGATGATAGTTGGGGCCTGGCACCTCAACCTCAGCACACTTGAGGAGTCGCACAGCCACAAGGCAATGGAGAAGATAGAAATAAATGATGATTCAATCATTGAGGTTTATGAGGCTGATGAGGACCTCTTCAGCACACTCATTGAACTCAACGATGAATCAAAACTTTCAATACCCCTTGAGGCAGATATAATAATCAATGAGATGTTCATGGATGTTTCCTCAAGGGATGAGCTCCTTGAAAGGTACAGGATAAGGGTTCCAAGTGATGAGTCAATTGAAAGACTTATCAGTGACTATAAATCCAAGGAGGACTTTTAG
- the pstC gene encoding phosphate ABC transporter permease subunit PstC, protein MISKTRENLIEKGLFITAIFSIIAILLIITFIFREGIPILQDYGVINFIFGMDWAPSDGKYGVFTMIVGSLCITLLSLAIAVPLSILCAIFMAEVAPEIMRKILKPVIETLAAIPSVVYGFFGLIVLVPYVRTNIGGTGFGMLTAALILTVMIMPTIISVSEDAIRSVPLEYKEASLALGATHWQTIRKVIFPAAIPGIITSIILGMGRAIGETLAVIMVAGNVTQIPSSILDPVRALTSNIALEMGYATGLHYSALFGTAIILFALIMVLLVVANYFHYKKKIVIGGGYL, encoded by the coding sequence ATGATCAGCAAGACAAGGGAAAATCTCATTGAGAAGGGTCTTTTTATAACGGCGATCTTCTCAATAATCGCAATACTTCTCATAATAACCTTCATATTCCGTGAGGGAATCCCGATACTCCAGGACTATGGTGTGATAAATTTCATATTCGGAATGGACTGGGCACCGTCTGATGGTAAGTACGGCGTCTTCACGATGATAGTTGGATCCCTTTGCATCACTCTCCTCTCACTTGCAATAGCGGTTCCCCTATCAATCCTATGCGCCATATTCATGGCAGAGGTTGCTCCGGAAATCATGCGTAAAATCCTGAAACCTGTGATAGAGACCCTTGCAGCAATACCTTCCGTTGTATATGGATTCTTTGGTCTCATAGTGCTTGTACCCTATGTGAGGACCAACATAGGGGGCACAGGTTTTGGAATGCTCACAGCAGCACTCATACTCACGGTCATGATCATGCCCACAATCATAAGTGTATCAGAGGACGCCATAAGGTCAGTGCCCCTGGAGTACAAGGAGGCATCCCTTGCACTGGGGGCAACCCACTGGCAGACCATACGCAAGGTCATCTTTCCTGCAGCGATTCCAGGCATAATAACATCAATCATACTGGGCATGGGCCGTGCCATTGGTGAGACCCTGGCAGTTATAATGGTTGCAGGAAACGTTACACAGATACCATCATCCATCCTGGACCCTGTAAGGGCCCTTACATCCAACATAGCACTGGAAATGGGATATGCAACAGGACTCCACTACAGCGCCCTTTTCGGAACAGCCATCATACTCTTTGCGCTGATAATGGTCCTTCTGGTTGTTGCAAACTACTTCCACTACAAGAAAAAAATTGTGATAGGTGGAGGATACCTCTAG
- the pstA gene encoding phosphate ABC transporter permease PstA, whose product MSFRIISPKTSQKIMTGVLWASGLVTILILIVIIGYIMLKGLPALTLEFLLSEPIDSGRAGGIAPMIVSSIYVTLIAGIIATPLGVGAAVYMAEYSTEERIVKLIKFGAETLASIPSIVFGLFGLAFFVVFLGLGWSILSGGLVLALMALPTIFQVSQVSIETVPQSYREGSLALGATKWETIYRVVIPAALPGITTGVILGMARAISEAAAVMFVVGSALAMPISIFDPGRPLPLHLYIIATEGLSLKNAYGTAAVLVIIVLLITVLTNTLVDRYRRKMMGR is encoded by the coding sequence ATGTCTTTCAGGATAATCTCACCAAAAACCAGTCAGAAGATCATGACGGGAGTGCTGTGGGCATCAGGCCTCGTAACAATACTCATCCTGATTGTTATAATAGGCTACATAATGCTCAAGGGTCTTCCAGCACTGACTCTAGAATTCCTGCTATCTGAACCCATTGACTCGGGAAGGGCAGGTGGAATAGCCCCGATGATCGTATCGAGCATATACGTCACCCTCATAGCGGGAATAATCGCGACTCCACTTGGTGTCGGGGCGGCTGTTTACATGGCTGAATACTCCACAGAGGAAAGGATAGTGAAGCTCATAAAGTTCGGTGCAGAGACACTGGCCTCCATACCATCAATAGTGTTCGGTCTCTTTGGCCTGGCATTCTTCGTTGTATTCCTGGGTCTCGGATGGTCAATTCTTTCAGGGGGCCTTGTACTGGCACTCATGGCCCTTCCAACAATCTTCCAGGTTTCACAGGTATCCATTGAGACCGTGCCACAGTCATACAGGGAGGGGAGCCTGGCCCTCGGGGCCACAAAATGGGAGACCATCTACCGTGTTGTTATACCAGCGGCACTGCCAGGTATAACCACAGGAGTTATACTTGGAATGGCAAGGGCAATCTCAGAGGCGGCGGCGGTCATGTTTGTTGTTGGATCGGCGCTTGCAATGCCCATCTCCATATTTGACCCTGGAAGACCCCTACCACTCCACCTGTATATAATAGCCACAGAGGGGCTTTCACTCAAAAATGCATATGGAACCGCAGCGGTCCTCGTAATAATCGTGCTCCTCATCACGGTTCTCACGAACACTCTTGTTGATAGATACAGAAGGAAGATGATGGGAAGATAG
- a CDS encoding phosphate uptake regulator PhoU, translated as MIGVILENKLSKVLNEAVEYGNVTSERVRNAVSSYIKKDVETAERIIEETSGVNEESYRIEDDCLKIIGLHQPVAKDLRLASAILRTSIELERINILSAYIARYAIDSTDTVIPPHIEFMSQTIQDMINDALGALMNRDIQLLKRSTKNYLQLQEFYNQLHDSQGEFMESGNLVLVARNLLSMGHHVMGMDDRIAYLIVGKRVIHHKVFYSVLMK; from the coding sequence TTGATTGGTGTTATCCTTGAAAACAAACTTTCAAAGGTGCTGAATGAGGCTGTTGAATATGGTAATGTGACGTCTGAGAGGGTCAGGAACGCTGTATCCAGCTATATTAAGAAGGATGTTGAAACCGCTGAAAGGATAATAGAGGAAACATCAGGTGTTAATGAGGAGAGCTACAGGATAGAGGATGACTGTCTAAAAATCATCGGACTCCACCAGCCTGTCGCAAAGGACCTCAGACTCGCATCAGCAATACTGAGAACATCAATTGAACTTGAAAGGATAAACATACTCTCAGCCTACATTGCAAGGTACGCCATTGACAGCACCGACACCGTCATACCACCCCACATCGAGTTCATGTCACAGACCATCCAGGACATGATAAATGACGCCCTCGGAGCCCTCATGAACAGGGACATACAGCTACTCAAGAGGTCCACCAAGAATTATCTCCAGCTGCAGGAATTCTATAACCAGCTCCATGATTCCCAGGGGGAGTTCATGGAGTCAGGAAATCTGGTTCTGGTTGCAAGGAACCTCCTCAGTATGGGGCACCATGTCATGGGGATGGACGACAGGATAGCATACCTCATAGTGGGTAAGAGGGTTATACATCACAAGGTATTCTACAGCGTGCTCATGAAATAG
- the pstB gene encoding phosphate ABC transporter ATP-binding protein PstB, translating into MYRIEVEDLNVYFDEAHILKDVNLKIPKNTVTALIGPSGCGKSTFIRTLNRMNDVIPGFRHEGHVYLDGMDIYDPQMDVVELRKKVGMVFQKPNPFPKSIFENVAYGLRVHGYDDRDFIEERVEESLKAAALWDEVKDKLDKSALGLSGGQQQRLCIARTIAIEPEVILMDEPCSALDPISTTKIEDLIHKLKRDYTIIIVTHNMQQATRVSKYTAFFLHGEIVESGLTEEIFIEPRDKRTEDYITGRFG; encoded by the coding sequence ATGTACAGAATTGAAGTTGAAGACCTCAACGTTTACTTTGACGAGGCACACATCCTCAAGGATGTGAACCTGAAGATTCCAAAAAACACCGTCACGGCCCTGATAGGGCCCTCAGGGTGCGGTAAGTCAACATTCATCAGGACACTCAACAGGATGAACGACGTCATCCCGGGATTCAGACACGAGGGACATGTATACCTTGATGGCATGGACATCTATGACCCCCAGATGGACGTTGTGGAGCTCAGAAAGAAGGTTGGCATGGTCTTTCAGAAGCCCAACCCCTTCCCAAAGTCAATATTTGAGAACGTGGCCTATGGACTCAGGGTTCATGGCTACGATGACAGGGACTTCATAGAGGAAAGGGTGGAGGAGAGCCTCAAGGCAGCGGCACTCTGGGACGAGGTCAAGGATAAGCTTGATAAGTCCGCCCTTGGCCTCTCAGGCGGTCAGCAGCAGAGACTCTGCATCGCAAGGACCATAGCAATAGAGCCAGAGGTTATACTGATGGACGAACCATGCTCAGCCCTTGACCCCATATCCACCACCAAGATAGAGGACCTCATTCACAAGCTGAAGAGGGATTACACCATAATCATAGTCACCCATAACATGCAGCAGGCAACCAGGGTCTCAAAGTACACGGCGTTCTTCCTGCACGGTGAAATAGTTGAGAGCGGGCTTACTGAGGAGATATTCATAGAACCCCGGGATAAGAGGACCGAGGACTACATTACAGGCAGGTTTGGATGA
- a CDS encoding 4Fe-4S dicluster domain-containing protein — translation MRELVSNPELCDECMKCERICPRNAIRVIDGVPIFCMHCAPERAPCLNICPEDAIVEVDGAVVILEDRCIGCGLCRDACPIGAITINERGVAVKCDLCVDREKPLCVMVCPKKALGESSEDMMAAKRDKITGELKRLKNLMRY, via the coding sequence ATGAGAGAACTGGTTTCAAATCCGGAACTGTGCGATGAGTGCATGAAGTGTGAGAGGATATGCCCACGGAACGCCATACGGGTCATTGATGGTGTCCCCATATTCTGCATGCACTGCGCACCTGAAAGGGCCCCCTGCCTCAACATCTGCCCGGAGGATGCCATAGTTGAGGTGGATGGTGCAGTTGTCATCCTTGAGGACAGATGCATTGGATGCGGTCTCTGCCGGGACGCTTGCCCAATTGGTGCCATAACCATCAATGAGAGGGGTGTTGCAGTGAAATGTGACCTCTGTGTTGATCGGGAGAAGCCCCTCTGCGTCATGGTATGCCCCAAGAAGGCCCTCGGTGAGAGTTCAGAGGATATGATGGCGGCCAAGAGGGATAAGATAACAGGGGAACTCAAACGCCTCAAAAATCTCATGAGATACTGA
- the porA gene encoding pyruvate synthase subunit PorA produces MVLKVISANQAVAEAAKLAKPKVIPVYPITPQTSISEYLAKFVADGELDAEYIRVESEHSAMSACVGASGAGVRVFTATSSQGLALMHEIVYAAAGLRNPIVMANANRALSAPLSIWNDHQDSIAERDSGWMQIYVESGQEALDSVLLSYRVSEDRDVLLPSMVCLDGFILTHTVEPVDIPSQDEVDTFLPEFQPQVVLDPDEPMSLGTFTDPNYYMEARYEVERAMERSRKVIAKAFQEFSEMFGREYGFVEEYRCEDAEIILVAMGSVCSTLREVIDDMRSEGRPVGLLKVRVHRPFPAEEIKKAVSNASKIAVLDKNITFSVGGALHTELKALLPEREVYGFIVGLGGRDITPEHIMEIVKRTENPERSVTWIGLKEESQ; encoded by the coding sequence ATGGTTCTTAAGGTTATATCCGCAAATCAGGCCGTTGCAGAAGCAGCAAAACTTGCGAAACCAAAGGTCATCCCTGTTTACCCGATAACACCCCAGACCTCAATATCAGAGTACCTTGCAAAATTTGTGGCTGATGGTGAACTCGATGCCGAATACATAAGGGTTGAATCAGAGCACAGCGCCATGAGCGCATGTGTGGGTGCATCAGGTGCGGGTGTGAGGGTTTTCACAGCAACATCATCCCAGGGCCTTGCACTCATGCATGAGATAGTCTATGCCGCAGCTGGACTCAGGAACCCCATTGTCATGGCAAATGCCAACCGTGCCCTATCAGCCCCACTCAGTATATGGAACGACCACCAGGATTCAATAGCTGAAAGGGACTCTGGATGGATGCAGATATACGTGGAAAGTGGACAGGAAGCCCTTGACTCAGTTCTGCTATCATATCGGGTATCGGAGGATAGGGACGTTCTCCTTCCAAGCATGGTCTGTCTGGATGGTTTCATACTGACACACACCGTGGAACCCGTGGACATACCATCACAGGATGAGGTTGACACGTTCCTTCCAGAATTCCAGCCACAGGTAGTACTTGACCCTGACGAGCCAATGTCACTCGGTACATTCACCGATCCAAACTATTACATGGAGGCCCGCTATGAGGTGGAAAGGGCAATGGAAAGGTCAAGGAAGGTTATTGCAAAGGCCTTTCAGGAATTCAGTGAAATGTTCGGGCGAGAATACGGATTCGTTGAGGAGTACCGCTGCGAGGATGCCGAAATAATCCTAGTGGCCATGGGCTCAGTCTGCAGCACCCTAAGAGAGGTTATTGATGATATGAGGAGTGAAGGCAGACCTGTGGGGCTCCTGAAGGTCAGGGTTCACAGGCCATTCCCTGCCGAGGAGATCAAAAAGGCGGTCAGTAATGCCAGTAAGATTGCTGTTCTGGATAAAAACATAACCTTCAGTGTTGGTGGTGCTCTCCACACCGAGTTAAAGGCCCTCCTACCTGAAAGAGAGGTCTACGGGTTCATTGTGGGCCTCGGTGGAAGGGACATAACACCTGAACACATCATGGAAATTGTTAAAAGGACAGAAAACCCTGAAAGGAGTGTCACCTGGATCGGACTTAAGGAGGAATCACAATGA
- a CDS encoding phosphate ABC transporter substrate-binding protein: MDVKPRNILILIIIIALAYFMIKPGSDYERIEIAGSTSVQPVAEKLAEEYMKNHPNVRINVQGGGSGMGIRTVQQGVVDIGTSSKALKPNEKDGLKEYVIGKDGIVIAVNHQNPVDDLTTEQLRDIFSGKIRNWKEVGGPDAEIHVIVREEGSGTRSSFKSLVMKDEKIRSDAIVQGSTESVKQAIKSDPYAVGFVSMAHMSSDVKALEVNGITPSETTIADGSYPLVVPFEFITRGEPLGVVKDFIEWVFSAEGQAIVRSQKVVPAIANVSDDT, encoded by the coding sequence ATGGATGTAAAACCACGAAACATTCTCATACTAATCATTATCATCGCACTTGCATATTTCATGATCAAACCGGGTTCAGACTATGAGAGAATTGAAATTGCAGGCTCAACCTCTGTTCAGCCAGTTGCCGAGAAACTCGCCGAGGAATACATGAAGAACCACCCAAATGTCAGGATAAACGTCCAGGGCGGGGGTTCTGGAATGGGTATAAGGACAGTTCAGCAGGGTGTTGTTGATATAGGAACAAGTTCAAAGGCCCTCAAGCCCAATGAGAAGGATGGGCTTAAGGAATATGTTATAGGAAAGGATGGCATAGTTATAGCTGTCAACCACCAGAACCCTGTTGATGACCTCACAACAGAACAGCTGAGGGATATCTTCAGCGGGAAGATCCGTAACTGGAAGGAGGTTGGAGGTCCAGATGCAGAGATACATGTTATAGTACGTGAGGAGGGTTCAGGAACCAGAAGCTCATTCAAATCACTTGTAATGAAGGATGAAAAGATAAGGTCAGATGCAATTGTCCAGGGGTCCACAGAATCTGTGAAACAGGCAATAAAGAGTGACCCCTATGCGGTGGGTTTTGTCTCCATGGCCCATATGAGTTCAGATGTAAAGGCACTTGAGGTGAACGGAATAACCCCTTCTGAGACCACAATAGCTGATGGTTCCTATCCTCTTGTTGTTCCATTTGAATTCATAACCCGGGGGGAACCTTTGGGGGTTGTGAAGGACTTCATTGAATGGGTCTTTTCAGCGGAGGGACAGGCAATTGTCAGGAGCCAGAAGGTTGTCCCTGCAATAGCAAATGTCTCAGATGATACCTAG
- the phoU gene encoding phosphate signaling complex protein PhoU, which yields MEKKYPRILFRKKLKDLRKDMEEVSQKTLKTHKTAIDLLMEYDDEKKEKVIRNSKIIDEMVFNLERKSISLIAAEQPVARDLRFIEACIKVGSHLKRIGYLSANIAEAAEKLKDEEIPRKPMEDLKHMSDFVQMMLSKGIYAFLDQNMDMARELRHDDDKVDDLFDQTLEHVTASMFEDKESISYLVNLLFIARFLERVGDRAVSIADRTIFMITCEKP from the coding sequence ATGGAGAAGAAATATCCGCGGATACTCTTCCGCAAAAAGCTTAAGGACCTCAGAAAGGACATGGAGGAAGTTTCCCAGAAAACCCTCAAGACACACAAGACTGCAATTGACCTCCTGATGGAATACGATGATGAGAAAAAGGAGAAGGTCATAAGGAACAGTAAAATAATTGATGAAATGGTTTTTAACCTTGAAAGAAAATCAATAAGTTTAATAGCGGCTGAACAGCCAGTTGCACGTGATCTGAGATTCATAGAGGCATGCATCAAGGTTGGGAGCCACCTCAAGAGGATAGGTTACCTCTCAGCAAATATAGCAGAGGCCGCTGAGAAACTGAAGGATGAGGAGATACCCCGGAAACCCATGGAGGACCTCAAACATATGTCTGACTTTGTGCAGATGATGCTATCCAAGGGTATCTACGCATTCCTGGACCAGAACATGGACATGGCACGCGAGCTCAGGCACGATGATGATAAGGTGGATGACCTCTTTGACCAGACACTGGAGCATGTAACAGCGAGCATGTTCGAGGATAAGGAGTCGATATCCTACCTTGTTAACCTTCTGTTCATAGCGAGGTTCCTTGAGAGGGTTGGTGACAGGGCTGTTAGCATCGCGGATAGAACAATTTTCATGATAACCTGTGAAAAGCCATGA
- a CDS encoding 4Fe-4S dicluster domain-containing protein — MGAEFQHGRALVQLGVGIYMLFYLGILRAENMQIEGFWYYIFLGVFQGAVIHYAIAKISGPVLFGRGWCGYACWTSMILDLLPYRRSSSTRRRFLAYVKYMLFLIAPVTVFLILTRADNPDTVMLWAFIAGNVAYYVTGIALAVALGDNRAFCKYICPVSIFLKVSSYISVLRVRFDENKCKNCMKCLAECPMGVDMRSNSRRRTNGTDCILCMRCISICQEKALHL; from the coding sequence ATGGGTGCAGAGTTTCAGCACGGCAGGGCACTGGTCCAGCTGGGTGTTGGAATCTACATGTTGTTCTACCTTGGAATTTTAAGAGCCGAAAACATGCAGATCGAGGGCTTCTGGTACTACATCTTCCTTGGAGTGTTCCAGGGTGCTGTGATACACTATGCGATTGCAAAGATTTCCGGGCCAGTCCTCTTTGGAAGGGGATGGTGTGGATATGCGTGCTGGACCTCAATGATACTTGATCTACTGCCATACCGGAGGTCTAGTAGCACAAGAAGACGCTTTCTGGCCTACGTGAAATATATGCTGTTTTTGATAGCCCCTGTAACCGTTTTTCTGATTTTAACTAGAGCGGATAATCCTGATACTGTGATGCTCTGGGCATTCATTGCAGGAAATGTAGCCTATTACGTTACCGGAATTGCCCTTGCAGTTGCCCTTGGTGACAACAGGGCCTTCTGTAAGTACATATGCCCGGTAAGCATTTTTCTTAAGGTATCATCCTACATTTCAGTTCTGAGGGTTAGGTTTGATGAAAATAAATGCAAAAATTGCATGAAATGCCTTGCAGAATGCCCAATGGGTGTTGATATGAGATCAAATAGCAGAAGGAGAACCAATGGAACAGACTGCATACTCTGCATGAGGTGCATCTCGATCTGCCAGGAAAAAGCCCTCCATCTGTAA
- a CDS encoding phosphate ABC transporter substrate-binding protein: MDTKLIIGIVVAIVIIAGAVLALGGGGQQEKIDIVGSTSVQPVAEKLAAEYMKKHPNVKINVQGGGSSVGIKSAQDGTADIGTSSKELKPDEKKGLTEYMIGKDGIAIIVNSKNPVSDLSKDQVKDIFSGKITNWKEVGGPDAKITVITREDGSGTRKAFEEIVMGKETKIKKDAIVESSTEAVKQAVKQDANAIGFISLVNLDETVKALKIDGVAPSEQTVSDGSYKIQRPFLFLVKGSAQGAVKDFIDWVLSPEGQAIVKSEKVVPAKV; the protein is encoded by the coding sequence ACCAAACTGATCATAGGAATAGTCGTAGCAATCGTAATCATTGCTGGCGCAGTCCTGGCACTTGGAGGAGGCGGACAGCAGGAAAAGATCGACATTGTTGGTTCAACTTCTGTTCAGCCAGTTGCTGAAAAACTTGCAGCTGAATACATGAAGAAGCACCCAAACGTTAAGATAAACGTCCAGGGCGGAGGATCCAGTGTGGGAATCAAGAGCGCCCAGGATGGTACCGCAGACATCGGAACAAGTTCAAAGGAACTTAAACCCGATGAAAAGAAAGGCCTTACAGAATACATGATAGGTAAGGACGGTATTGCAATAATTGTAAACAGCAAGAACCCGGTCTCAGACCTCTCAAAGGACCAGGTTAAGGACATCTTCAGTGGAAAGATAACCAACTGGAAAGAGGTCGGAGGACCGGATGCAAAGATAACAGTGATAACACGTGAAGACGGTTCTGGAACCCGAAAGGCCTTCGAAGAAATCGTGATGGGTAAGGAAACCAAGATAAAGAAGGACGCCATAGTTGAAAGTTCAACAGAGGCTGTTAAGCAGGCTGTTAAGCAGGATGCAAACGCCATAGGTTTCATATCACTTGTAAACCTCGACGAAACAGTGAAGGCCCTCAAGATTGATGGTGTGGCCCCATCTGAACAGACAGTTTCAGATGGATCATACAAGATACAGAGGCCATTCCTCTTCCTTGTCAAGGGCAGCGCACAGGGAGCAGTCAAGGACTTCATTGACTGGGTCCTCAGCCCGGAAGGACAGGCAATAGTCAAATCAGAAAAGGTGGTCCCAGCAAAGGTCTAG
- a CDS encoding 4Fe-4S dicluster domain-containing protein — protein MELQKIIIQPELCDGCRDCEEACKKLYGASRIMIRELEGLYYPIICQQCEDAPCRTVCPTDAIQDEVNPERCIGCGLCMLVCPFGAVVMEDRKAQKCSQCPDLDTPACVKACSRRALSVVDTEKLKLERQKEFVSRMSGIGKGHKGTDILSILTAKRKARQKLE, from the coding sequence ATGGAATTGCAGAAGATCATCATTCAACCGGAACTCTGTGACGGTTGCAGGGACTGTGAGGAGGCCTGCAAGAAACTCTACGGTGCCTCAAGGATAATGATAAGGGAACTTGAAGGCCTCTACTACCCCATCATATGTCAGCAGTGCGAGGACGCCCCCTGCAGGACAGTGTGCCCAACAGATGCCATCCAGGACGAGGTTAACCCTGAGAGGTGCATCGGCTGCGGACTCTGTATGCTTGTATGCCCCTTCGGAGCCGTTGTCATGGAGGATAGGAAGGCCCAGAAATGCAGCCAGTGCCCCGACCTTGACACTCCTGCATGTGTTAAGGCATGTTCAAGGAGGGCTCTGAGCGTCGTTGACACCGAGAAACTGAAACTTGAAAGGCAGAAGGAGTTCGTATCCAGAATGTCAGGTATAGGGAAGGGCCATAAAGGGACTGATATCCTCAGCATACTGACAGCGAAGAGGAAGGCCCGGCAGAAGCTTGAATAG